The genome window CTGCGCCCAAGCTCATCATGCATTCTCATCACTCATCCCAGGCCCCTTCTTTGTTCTTCTTTATGATCTCCTTACCATCTTCAGTCTCAGAGCTTCCAAGTCTAGCACGGTTTGAttatattttgtatttaacTGTTGCAGAAGGAAGCTTCGCGAAAATGGGTGGCAAAGGGTGGGTGTACGCGGTGCACGTGTTACTGTGCCCAACTACCGTTCGCAGTTATAAGGATCATGAAACTACCTTACTTAGTAGTCGGACTCGAAAAGTTGAGTTCCGTCCAATTCAAATTGATTCGTGTAGTTCTTATGACTTTGGATgtaaatttatataattttgatGTGAATTTAAATTTATCAATTCGTATAATTAAGTTGGTGATCACACAAAAATTGTACGAATTTACACCTTTATAACGAGTAAAGATTACGGGAACTAGTTTGAGTTAGATCGAATTTAATAACTAGGGAGCCTCCTAATCCACTCTGCGgtccatatatatacatgtgtttGTCTAACATGCTACTTAGTACAATCCAATCAATGGGATTTAGACACCAAACCCCCAGTGTAAACTAGCATTCCATCATGAAATCGTATAAGAGATGAATTGTGCTTTTGCCTTTTCAAGTCATTGGTTCATCTTCACATACGCTTTCCAGCTAATCACGCAGTCAATTTGTTGTCAAGCACCCCCTACATGATGATGATATCCGACCTTAGCAACTAGGCCTTCTGGGCCACAATGCCCCTTTGATTCCATCTGCAACACCAAGGCGCATTTTCAGCCAAACGCTCTTCCCAGATTTTATCAGAAAGggttggaaaaaagaaaacgtTCTAATGCGCAGTTGGTTGATTGTTAGGTAGGTGCGATTTGCAAAGTAGTTGCCTCCGGGAGAATACGTGTCAGTTTACAAAAGTTACGAAGTTCAAATGAAAATATGCGTTTGTTATACGCTTAAACCTGTCAGTgtcataaagaaaaaaaaaaaaaacgccaACAAAGTAAGAAATACTAACGAACCACCAACCCACCACACCACCGCTTAAGTGAGTTTCAAACCTTGCCTctcataaaaaaatatatatatatatcacatttaagtggtttatttctaaaaaaaattcagacaGGTATGCTGTGCACCCGTCTGATCTGGTGATAATTCAGTTCCCTCCAGATTATTTTTAAACCTCCTTAGATCCGTCCCCTTTTCCTTAGTATAAAATAGTATAGATTTATCgtctccggaaaaaaaaaaaaaaaaaagtaagaagtACTAACTACTTCTTTCTTTTGTGCCTCTGTCCTTGCACAATTATATGCTAGATATTTTAAATGTCGAGATGAGATTGAAAATCCGTTTCAAGAAGTGGACGATGCGTAGGCCGCCTGTGGCCGAGGAACAAGGACCGGTCCATAGGCTACATGAAGAATTAGCAAGGGTGGGCCATTTCAACAACGGCTATCCATGACAAAATTTTGATGCACAGTTGTCATTATCACATCTACTTCTTTTGCTGCTAGTAATGCATGAATTTGGACAGGGACTTGCCTAAAAGTTCTCAGCTTGTATTTTGCTTTGCTTTACTACGTCATCTTCTGTTTTCTGCAAGAGACGCAGATTCCTAGCCATGCTAACAACACAGTAGCAACCCATAGAAACAATAATTACTGCTAGGATTACAACAAGGTTGAAATTGAGACTAGAATTGAGGCTAGTATTGGTCAGGAAATATTTATACCATTTAGCAGATGACCAAGGATTCAATTTAACCATACATGATCATGTTTTTTTCATGTGCAAGCCATAAGACTGGGCACATGACATGAGTCAATTAAATCCAGGCATAATGACCTTCAATCAAACCATAGAACAAGAAGGACAAATGGCTGCTATGGTGACATCAAAGGTGAAAGTATAAACACTAGAAAGATAGTTTTATAATCAGTAATCAAGCCATTTCTGCACTACCATGCTTTACATTGGGTACCAGACCATCTTGATTAATAGCAGGAATTGCACTTCTTGACTCCAGATCTTTAAGGCTAGTCTTCCTCAGGAAATCTCTGTACCACTTGGCAGACAGTCTTGGAATGCGATTCAAGGTTACGCGGTCAAAAGAATAAAGTCCAAATTTGAGATCATAACCACTGGACCACACAAAGGCGTCCATCAAGGTCCAAATGAAATAGCCCCGTACGTCAGCTCCATCCCTATTAGAGGACAAGTAGAAATCTCTTGAGCAAACTTCCAAAGAAAGGTGATCATAACAGGAGTATTAAACAGCTCTATACCCAGTTTATAATTGCAAATTTTGATGATGAAAAATGCATAACTAGCCTGCAAAAGGTTAAGCCAACATAGAAATGCCATTAACACATTGCTCTAGAATGGGCACATGGGGAAGACAAGTTTAGCAGCTACACATACACAAAGCTAGCAGCAACCCAcagaaattcaaaaagagaaaacagcaacaaaaaaaaaaaaaaaaaaaaaatcaattttaatttttttttatttttaaaaaagagCTAGAATCAATATTAACTTTGCAACTGGGGAAAAAGGCTTTATAGTGCAGGCTCATTTGGAAAGAAAGTGTACCAGATAGAGTCTAACAGTGTAACATGAAGTTTGAATCAGTTTCTAATGCATCAGATTCTAAGAATCAAAGCTCTGTTAAATAAATAAGAGAAACAATGACCTTATAGCTTGAGCCAAAGATGCAATATATGCTTTATGATATTCAACTCGCTTGGTATCATGCTGCAAGTCATCAACTTCACCATGTTCCCACGGTGGACAATAACCTGAAGGTAAGTAAACAAACATATTATGACGATGAACATTATCATCAAATTTTCTATCAATTTTATGCAATTGCAATTAGTTTCCCATGCCTGAGCTGATGAGTTGAGGAAATAATGTGAAATGTCAGACAACTTCATGAGACATATTACTTTTAAATACTTGGTGCTTTCTAAAATCAATCTTAGCCACTTATTTAATTTAATGCAACTTAAACCATTCCACCTCAGCAGCAAAATTTAACTTCAACAACAGAGTGACACTGCAGATAAAAAACCAGATTCGCAGATGACTATTAAATACACTGCATATATCTAGACCCATGAGAATTCAGAAATATATATGTACCATTCTCCACGATGAAAACAGGCTTGTCAGGGTATCGCTTCTTAGCATAGTCCACAATCTCTTTAATGCCTCTTGGaacaataaaagtttgaaacatCCCTGTCTGTTAAAAACAGGATAATTTACTTTAAATCACAGAAAAACAATAAATCTCTAGTTCAAGTTGTCATTGCAAATTGAATGAGATAAAAAATATTGAGTATTTAAGTCATGGAAAATGGACTTCTTTTTACCGGTTCCCCAATCGGAACACCATCTCGTTCTGTAATAGTAGACACAAAGCCTTTGATTGCACGGTTTTCACCCGGTAAACAGGTAGTATTAGAGCACATACAATTAGAATAGATGCAGTCCTTGGCATATACAGTTGCATAGTGGTTAAGCCCTATGAAGTCCGTACTATTGCTTAAGAGTTGTTTTTCCTCTGAAGTGAATGTCGGTAATTCTTTCCCGTGGTAGCGACGCATTTCTGGAGGATAATCACCATATACCAGAGGATCCAAACCCCTAGTTTGTAGGAATTACATCATGTCAAATCAAGAAAGTGGATTGTTATTCCATGATAACAGAATTCACACCCACATGCAGCTCAACACCAAGAATTCTAGCCCATGAGGCCTACATCCAATCTTAAAAAGACATTGAGAACAAAACAGTAGAATTTATAAGATTTCAGTGTTACTGGTTGGTGGATCATAGTCTAACTATTTGTTGGTTCATGTTCCATAGAATGTATTCCATGCCCACTACCGATTGTGAGACAATAACAAGGGAGTGCTGCTTTTTTCTAGATCTCTACACTATCATAGCACAGAGAAAACACTAGGATTACCAAAAGATATATCCATCCCGGTCTAGCACTGCTTGATTTAATGGTCTGGTATATAAACCTACCAATTATCCAACTTACAGGTCTAGCAGGCTTGTTTCAAAGGACCTGTGAAGGGAGGGCAGTTTGCTTGCAGGTGTTTCCAAATACCAAACTAGTGAATAACTCATCAAGCCAGATTAAAGGCCTACTATTAGGTCATGATAGCACTTACCAAGCCAAAGAAAAAGCCAATGCCCTATTTGCAGCTTCCTTGTCAAGCTCATCATCACTCAATGGTTCGTACATCATTGCACTCACTGCAACTCCCATCATGCCACCTTGTTTGTGCTGCATCAACATTAATTGATCTTTGTaatcaaagaagaaaaaaaaaaagtataaaacAGTGGTACAAAGAATTACTTCACTTGCCTGAAACTGCTCACGGTAGAGTTTAACAGCCTTGGAATGTGCCAGTAACATATTGTGCATTGCAATGAGTGGCTCAATATCCGAATTTCCAGCAGAACAATTGCCAAAAGGAGGTGAGCAATGTCCTGGAGGGTATATTCCCTTTTCATAGGCTAATTCAGAAAGCAAATTTGCTTCATTCATTGTGATCCAATACCTCACGCGATCACCAAAGTACTTGAAACATGTTTCAGCAAAACGGACATAATCATCCCTTGCATATCACATGCACCCCAAATTTTGGTCATGAAATAAAAGACTTAACAACATCATTGAAAACAGTAGAAGAAAGTTCAACATACTGCATAAAAGGACTTAGCCAGCCCCCGTATCTGTCCAAAAGTTCCTGGGGAAAATCGTAATGGTGAATTGTCACGAATGGCTTAATTCCTGCAATGCATAAATATTTCAAGCCTCAAAAGGACAAAATGAGGTTGTGGGGCAGGGTTGACCAAGACTTTCTCCAGATTACCTCTGATTAATAGATTATCAATGATTTTGTTGTAAAACATGATTCCAGCAGGGTTAACATCACCTAACTTCCCTCCTGGCCATACCAAAAAAGGATTATAGTTACTGATAAGtgctgattgaacttgatactcaCCAATAAACAACCAAAGAAAAGGTGTATGCAAAGGATCCGAAATTAACCACACTTGGCAAAATTCTGGCCCAAGAAATGGAGAACCGGTAGGCATCCACACCAAGAGAATGGATTATCTCGATGTCCTCCTATTGGAATTGAAAAAGTTTCAAACCTTCACGTCATTTCATTACTTCAATTTCTCAGTATTACATCTTCATCATACCGTGAATGTTAAAGAGTGCttgaaaataacaagaaataggAGTAGAGATAGTACCAAATAACGATGGTAATGGTCAGCAGCTATATCTGCAGTGTCGCCATTATTTACACTACCTAAAAGAATTTGAATCAAATAAGAAATTAAACTGCTATCGTACAACAAGAAATGCCGGAAGACAGAGGCATACTAAAAAAGAAGCAGCTGCTGCAAAATAACAGTATGACAAGTACCTCGTTTGCGGACAAAAACATCCCAGTTACTAAGACTCTTACCATCATCAAGAATTGCACCCTCAATCTAAAATTATGGGCACAGTATTATTGTTTTGGGCGAactaaagaataaaaaaattgaatcttTACAGCCAAGAACACATACCCAAATCAGAAAAGTAGCAAAAGAAGCATACTTGGTATGAAGAAGTGGAAACACCAAAGAGAAACCCATCTGGGAAATCTGATTTTTTGACTTCTGCTGGTTGTTCTGCATTTCCATTGCCTTCTTCAGCAATGGCTTTTGCAGAAATCAGCAATATGACCAACAAAAAGCAGAAAAAGTAGTAATAGGTAATACTAGCAGTTATTTTCATGATCGGACCAGGTTGACTTGTcctgaatttttttgaaaccaATAATATGAAGCAAATATTACTGTTCAGGGCAATTTGATTAGTGCAGCTGCTCTGCAAAGATATGGGGTACTAAAAAATTTACAGAACTGACAATTGGGCGAATATTATGATGTATCGCGATGGGCATGAATGGTTCTTAGAGCAGCGGTTTCTCCGGCTGGCTGCGTCAAGGATGGTTAATCGTGAACCGCTTACCTACTCCTACTCTTACTCTTACACTATTCCTTTGGATTTTAGTGCAGATACAGAGGTTTCAACCTCTGACCTGCAATCAAGCCTTGTCTCAAAGGATAGGTGTGACAGTGACGACACTCAACGACTATGGGCGTCTCCAGTCTCCACTCTCCCATTGTGATACTCAATTTCAACCTGGATGCAGTGCACCACCGCAACGCCTTGTTTGGAAAAggaatttttcacaaaaaaaaaaaaaattttgtatgtTTTCGTgagcatattttttaattaattttttattttatatatattaaattattatcgtacattttttttataaaaatttaaaaaaattgcaattggCTAAAATCTGAAAGAACGTAAATGATTTGACCacaaaagaaggaaacaaaggaagaagGGAGGTAAATATAATTAACCCGAAATATTAAGACAATAAAAGTACATTAAGGAAATAACGTCCAAAAACAAAGCAAATTTTAACACTCGTTGtagactatttttttttttttacagcgAATATCTTTAATTAAAATTTAGGTCAATCACATTTGGACCATTAACTGTATATACTAAGACAGATacctttttctttgaattgATAGGCGAGCTCAAACTTATATTAGTCGAGCCAAATTGAGCTCACAAGCAATTTGGTTCCTGTAATAGCTCTTACTTAAGAGTCTTAGCCGCAATAAATTCTGTTGACCAGTTTCGTCAATGATCCATTTGTGCCGCAGATTGCTCGATATTTCGCATGCTACCAATAATAATGTaacatcaaaaaaaaatttttttttttttggaaagaaacatCAATTGATGATAACAAGGCAGATTATTAATGTAATACTATGAATTGTTGATAATGTGGCTATGTCGGACTACGGATCTTTAAAGCATCGTTTCCTTTTCTTAGTGACCTTCCAGCAGCACCACTGCCGACAAGTAATAATAGCATGCGGCtgctaaagaaagaaaaaggtgcgtctctttttctttgtttgttaaTCTTTATGATGAGTTGCTTGTCCTTTGCCGAAGATGATGATCTGGAATAATTGTTCATTCCCTAaaattttcctctctctctatatgtatatatatatatatatatatatatatattaacaacGCGCACGTGCAAAACTTAAATCTcgaatataaattttatatatgtatcATACGTCCAGAATTCGCTTATATCCTGTttcgttccttttttttttttcttgacataAATTTAATGCTAAGATTATAGAAATCAGTTTAATTAAGGAAGGAACATGAACTCAGAACAACCGTAAGCTCAGCATCAGATAAAAGGATACTGGCGAAGATGACTCCAAAGATGGAATCATGCCATTTCTGCAGTACCATTCTTTATATTGGGCAGAAAGCCATCGGCGGCACTACTAAATGGAATTGCAATTCTTGGCTCCTGATGATTGAAGCTAATGTTGTGGAGGAAATCTCGATACCATTTAGCAGAGGACTTCGGAATTCGATCCATCGTGACGCGATCTACGGCATAAAGCCCAAATTTTATGTCATAACCATCTGTCCACTCGAAATTGTCTATCAAACTCCATATGAAATAGCCGCGCACATCAGCTCCATTTCTACAATAGAAGAAGCCATCTCTCATTCCAAATGCAAGTGAGAGAATTGCATGGCTGCTAATGATCGCTATAAAGGTGAAGCCTTAGAAATGTCATTCTGCCTCGTTCCAAGAAAAGATGCATATCATGGCTTCTAATTGgaaccaaagaaagaaaagcaaagcTATTGTCGTATCATGGGACAGGAATCGACCATATTTAGATTAATGCAGGATCAAACAGTAAAACTCAACTCCTGCATTTTCTGCCTGCCAACAAAAAAACTACACCAGAACTCTGTGAACAAATAAATCAGAGGAGGAAGAATCACCTGATTGCTCGAGCCAAGGCTGAAAGGTATGATTTATGATACGCTACACGCTTGATGTCGTGCTGCAAATCATCAACTTGTTCTTGCTGGCCTTTTGGTGAAGAATAACCTGGAGGTAATTTGGAACTATCACTTCTTGTCTGCTAAGATTTTCATAAATATATTTGTTCTTTGTTTGCCTAAAAGCGTTCCACCGATTAACTTTATGGCCTCATGTGGCATGACAACTTATTTCATGAGACACCATACTCAGAACTTATTTATGGCAGCCTGAAATATATTAGGAAAGTTTAACAATCCCACTTCAGTCCATCTGCAAATTTTAGCTGGAACAACTCTACCCGCATATTCAGGCCAGACGGGAAAATGTTTTATTTGCCAGAAGAACAAAAATAGAAGATGCAAAAAACATAGCGAGCGTGCTACATAAATTTGGATCCAAGAGCATCTTAAAAGAATATATTCACCGTTCTCAGTGATAAACATGGGCTTGTTATGGTATCTCTCCTTAATGTAGTCCACAGCTTCTTCCATTCCTCTTGGAACAACAAAAAATCGAGGATTCCCAGTCTGCTAGAAAGAAGAAACTTGACACCTTAAAAGTTGGAAAAGAAATAACTTGTTGGTGTAGTGAAATAAACAACAGATATTATTGATTATAAGTCAGGCAGAATCACGTTCATACCGGTTCCCCTATTGCAACACCATCCCGGAATCCAGTGGTAGACACAAAGCCTCGAATAGCGCGGTCTCCACCCGGGAAACAGCTTGGAACAAAACAGGTACAACTAGAATGGATGCAATCCTTAGCATATAGAGTTACATAATGATTTAGTCCGAGGAAGTCAGTACTATCTCTCATGAGTTGTCTCTCGTCTGATGTGAATGTTGGTAGTTCACTCCCATGGTAGCGACGCATTTCCGGAGGATAATCACCAAAAACTACAGGATCAAAACTCC of Coffea arabica cultivar ET-39 chromosome 5c, Coffea Arabica ET-39 HiFi, whole genome shotgun sequence contains these proteins:
- the LOC113688029 gene encoding beta-glucosidase 18 isoform X1, with translation MKITASITYYYFFCFLLVILLISAKAIAEEGNGNAEQPAEVKKSDFPDGFLFGVSTSSYQIEGAILDDGKSLSNWDVFVRKRGSVNNGDTADIAADHYHRYLEDIEIIHSLGVDAYRFSISWARILPRGKLGDVNPAGIMFYNKIIDNLLIRGIKPFVTIHHYDFPQELLDRYGGWLSPFMQDDYVRFAETCFKYFGDRVRYWITMNEANLLSELAYEKGIYPPGHCSPPFGNCSAGNSDIEPLIAMHNMLLAHSKAVKLYREQFQHKQGGMMGVAVSAMMYEPLSDDELDKEAANRALAFSLAWGLDPLVYGDYPPEMRRYHGKELPTFTSEEKQLLSNSTDFIGLNHYATVYAKDCIYSNCMCSNTTCLPGENRAIKGFVSTITERDGVPIGEPTGMFQTFIVPRGIKEIVDYAKKRYPDKPVFIVENGYCPPWEHGEVDDLQHDTKRVEYHKAYIASLAQAIRDGADVRGYFIWTLMDAFVWSSGYDLKFGLYSFDRVTLNRIPRLSAKWYRDFLRKTSLKDLESRSAIPAINQDGLVPNVKHGSAEMA
- the LOC113688029 gene encoding beta-glucosidase 18 isoform X2; this translates as MEMQNNQQKSKNQISQMGFSLVFPLLHTKYASFATFLIWIEGAILDDGKSLSNWDVFVRKRGSVNNGDTADIAADHYHRYLEDIEIIHSLGVDAYRFSISWARILPRGKLGDVNPAGIMFYNKIIDNLLIRGIKPFVTIHHYDFPQELLDRYGGWLSPFMQDDYVRFAETCFKYFGDRVRYWITMNEANLLSELAYEKGIYPPGHCSPPFGNCSAGNSDIEPLIAMHNMLLAHSKAVKLYREQFQHKQGGMMGVAVSAMMYEPLSDDELDKEAANRALAFSLAWGLDPLVYGDYPPEMRRYHGKELPTFTSEEKQLLSNSTDFIGLNHYATVYAKDCIYSNCMCSNTTCLPGENRAIKGFVSTITERDGVPIGEPTGMFQTFIVPRGIKEIVDYAKKRYPDKPVFIVENGYCPPWEHGEVDDLQHDTKRVEYHKAYIASLAQAIRDGADVRGYFIWTLMDAFVWSSGYDLKFGLYSFDRVTLNRIPRLSAKWYRDFLRKTSLKDLESRSAIPAINQDGLVPNVKHGSAEMA
- the LOC113688029 gene encoding beta-glucosidase 18 isoform X3, which gives rise to MKITASITYYYFFCFLLVILLISAKAIAEEGNGNAEQPAEVKKSDFPDGFLFGVSTSSYQIEGAILDDGKSLSNWDVFVRKRGSVNNGDTADIAADHYHRYLEDIEIIHSLGVDAYRFSISWARILPRGKLGDVNPAGIMFYNKIIDNLLIRGTFGQIRGLAKSFYAYFGDRVRYWITMNEANLLSELAYEKGIYPPGHCSPPFGNCSAGNSDIEPLIAMHNMLLAHSKAVKLYREQFQHKQGGMMGVAVSAMMYEPLSDDELDKEAANRALAFSLAWGLDPLVYGDYPPEMRRYHGKELPTFTSEEKQLLSNSTDFIGLNHYATVYAKDCIYSNCMCSNTTCLPGENRAIKGFVSTITERDGVPIGEPTGMFQTFIVPRGIKEIVDYAKKRYPDKPVFIVENGYCPPWEHGEVDDLQHDTKRVEYHKAYIASLAQAIRDGADVRGYFIWTLMDAFVWSSGYDLKFGLYSFDRVTLNRIPRLSAKWYRDFLRKTSLKDLESRSAIPAINQDGLVPNVKHGSAEMA